The proteins below come from a single Esox lucius isolate fEsoLuc1 chromosome 7, fEsoLuc1.pri, whole genome shotgun sequence genomic window:
- the pold3 gene encoding DNA polymerase delta subunit 3 translates to MDELYLDNIDEFVNDQNKIVTYKWLSLTLGVHVNVAKQMLFHYLDQKRKESSAQLHATYLVSGKIVENGTTGHKVSVVREDQLEEAKSKMSLTVSVHVYSVQKAVLKDSGPLYSADYDAVKDNLRSSCRYSAIRCADAVPMSSSEVQLARETKQAPAPDTEHIKSGINAHSALASKPASKQPKGIMGMFVSKNVSKNQESDKEIKLEQKEDAPVVEPSKTKPAVKTNPVRNFFGKQSGKKPDKSIKEEVDVAQASSSKDNQASSPPPKAESPVKEEPPKEAVLDKDIRSKTKRPERSDNEEKDEGQKKKRRRIKKPQADSSEDEASPPRWLEQREPSPSPESQVKKEPAAVSLSDSMQGRSDSKTRKRRRVLKSHTFVDDEGCMVTEKGYASESYSESEEDFKASKQTGKNPTPPKPIGKKDDEKKSKKTATASNKSTKQASIMGFFQKK, encoded by the exons ATGGATGAGCTGTATTTGGATAATATTGATGAATTTGTCAACGACCAGAATAAAATT GTCACTTACAAATGGCTGAGCCTCACTCTCGGGGTCCATGTCAACGTCGCCAAACA AATGCTCTTCCATTACTTGGATCAGAAGCGGAAAGAAAGCTCGGCTCAGCTCCATGCTACCTACCTTGTTTCAGGCAAGATTGTGGAGAATGGGACCACG GGTCACAAGGTGTCAGTAGTACGTGAGGATCAGCTGGAGG AGGCGAAATCAAAGATGAGCCTGACTGTCAGTGTACATGTGTACAGTGTTCAGAAGGCTGTGCTGAAAGACAGTGGTCCACTGTACAGTGCTGATTATGATGCTGTTAAGGACAACCTACGGAGCAGCTGCAG GTACAGTGCAATTCGTTGTGCTGATGCTGTGCCCATGTCCTCATCAGAGGTGCAGCTGGCTCGTGAGACGAAACAGGCCCCAGCACCAGATACGGAGCATATCAAATCTGGTATTAATGCTCATTCAGCTCTGGCCTCTAAACCTGCCTCCAAGCAGCCCAAAGGCATTATGGGAATGTTTGTAAGCAAGAATGTCTCCAAAAATCAAGAGTCGGACAAAGAAATTAAATTGGAGCAGAAAGAGGATGCACCTGTG GTTGAGCCTTCTAAAACTAAACCAGCTGTGAAGACAAATCCTGTACGTAACTTCTTTGGGAAACAGTCAGGCA AAAAACCTGATAAATCGATCAAAGAAGAGGTGGACGTTGCCCAGGCGTCTTCCTCAAAGGATAACCAGGCTTCAAGCCCACCCCCTAAAGCAGAGAGTCCAGTCAAGGAGGAACCACCAAAGGAAGCTGTGCTTGACAAAGATATTAGAAG TAAGACCAAGCGCCCTGAACGTTCTGATAACGAGGAGAAGGATGAGGGTCAGAAGAAGAAGAGACGGAGGATAAAGAAGCCCCAGGCGGACAGCAGTGAGGATGAGG CTTCTCCTCCACGGTGGCTGGAACAGAGGGAACCCTCGCCAAGTCCAGAGAGTCAAGTCAAGAAAGAACCTGCTGCAGTTTCACTTTCAGAC TCCATGCAGGGGCGTTCAGATTCTAAGACCAGGAAGAGGAGACGTGTACTGAAATCTCACACCTTTGTGGATGATGAGGGATGCATGG TGACTGAGAAAGGCTATGCGAGTGAATCCTACTCTGAGTCTGAAGAGGACTTCAAGGCCAGTAAACAAACTGGGAAGAATCCAACCCCACCAAAACCAATTGGCAAGAAAGATGATGAGAAGAAAAGCAAGAAAACTGCTACAGCCTCTAATAAATCAACTAAGCAGGCTTCTATTATGGGATTCTTCCAAAAGAAATGA
- the xrra1 gene encoding X-ray radiation resistance-associated protein 1 isoform X2 — translation MGPHRVLMLDDNKLSSGVFSSLANLKRLQHLNLQGNNITEVPEVLPKNLQQKGYFNQQESDKQHSVEQKIKNHHVFEGSDTKYMNANITKHLHQDVKNSSEAKCVQSKTHYPTHISLETEAEDVEELSGAYAFPLPELCFLNLADNKIVEEEALLSVALFPMLREIVIHSNPLTTQKSGDPPLLTSLLQERLGIQISRKKPPAVVKPPMTFSIDTKRKIKTNIPKVPKVSLLMLLEAPCTSAKHDPCSLHEKHVKCCCRSPLLLEGMSTKKTGCTSQSKNHENEQESIGATDDAVKSSDDTFQKGASFFVTQVTDLHYESENHLLSDEKGVKELEKNAIPGKFKGYELLLDAKPDPDMVEPVGIQHTVRMLKQMLNTLLVYRDSKPNLDCIQKPYTVKEKKVGNLPKRQKKQREERVQEMLIQMKERKAIRKIPLSSVLTGKGVSKKEYEEALALLRHLKTKYKMVYMQAVEQATHIECEAISDQD, via the exons ATGGGTCCTCACAGAG TACTGATGCTAGATGACAACAAGCTGTCCTCGGGTGTCTTCAGCAGCCTTGCTAACCTGAAAAG ACTACAGCATTTAAACCTGCAGGGGAACAACATCACAGAAGTACCAGAGGTGTTGCCAAAGAACCTGCAGCAGAAGGGATATTTCAATCAGCAGGAGTCAGATAAACAACACAGTGTTGAACAAAAAATCAAGAATCATCATGTTTTTGAGGGTTCGGACACAAAATACATGAATG CCAATATTACGAAACACCTGCATCAGGATGTCAAGAACAGTTCAGAG GCTAAATGTGTTCAATCCAAAACCCATTATCCGACTCACATTTCCCTTGAGACTGAGGCAGAAGACGTTGAGGAACTTTCTGGAGCCTACGCTTTTCCCCTACCAGAGCTTTGTTTCCTCAATCTGGCTGACAATAAG ATTGTTGAGGAAGAAGCTTTGTTGTCTGTTGCCCTGTTTCCTATGCTCAGAGAGATTGTTATTCACTCCAACCCTCTTACCACGCAGAAAAGTG GTGATCCACCCCTTCTGACTAGCCTCCTCCAGGAGAGGTTAGGGATTCAGATCAGCCGGAAGAAGCCACCAGCAGTTGTGAAGCCCCCTATGACATTTTCTATCGACACAAAGCGGAAG ATAAAAACGAATATTCCAAAGGTACCGAAGGTTTCTTTATTAATGCTCCTTGAGGCTCCTTGTACTTCTGCCAAACATGATCCTTGTTCTCTGCATGAGAAACATgttaaatgttgctgtaggaGTCCTCTCTTACTAGAGGGCATGTCAACAAAAAAGACTGGCTGTACTTCACAATCAAAGAATCATGAAAATGAACAGGAATCCATAGGAGCAACAGATGATGCAGTAAAGTCATCAGATGATACCTTCCAAAAAGGAGCATCATTCTTTGTGACACAG GTGACCGATTTACACTATGAATCTGAAAACCATCTCCTATCTGACGAGAAAGGAGTCAAAGAGTTGGAGAAAAATGCAATTCCAGGAAAATTCAAAGGCTACGAATTGCTCTTGGATGCTAAACCAGATCCAGACATGGTGGAGCCTGTCG GAATACAACATACTGTGAGAATGTTGAAGCAAATGCTCAATACTCTCCTAGTTTACAGAGATTCAAAACCTAATCTCGACTGCATACAGAAACCATACACAgttaaggagaaaaag GTTGGAAATCTaccaaaaagacaaaaaaagcagagagaggaaagagttCAAGAGATGCTCATACAAATGAAGGAGAGGAAAGCTATCAGAAAAATCCCTTTAA GCAGCGTATTGACAGGCAAAGGTGTTTCCAAAAAAGAGTATGAAGAGGCTCTGGCTTTGCTGAGGCACCTGAAGACAAAGTACAAGATGGTTTACATGCAAGCAGTGGAGCAGGCAACACATATTGAATGTGAGGCGATCTCAGACCAGGATTAA